TGAATAATGAAGTCCAATTGAAAAAGTgtttagaattgaccattctgtaagattctaaaagttaatttaaaggtgaccaacccctttaaccaTTATTAGAGAGGACATTTTTTTCTAGGATCCACTTTTAAGCATGATAAAAAGACATATATATCCTATGACAGTTGCAGTGGGTCTTTACTGCTGTAGTGTTTTAGTAGGTTGGCCTTCTGTTCTGCATTCTCCTAACTTGAAATTTAAATGTAGTCAAAAACAGGTATgatctgggatttaaaataggcccaggcatttcaagtacacagatgcctaaacagcccccaccagcccaataaatagtgactgtctatggcatcttacagcagcctctctggcatttgccagaatctacagattgctagTCCGGGCCTGGTCAGAAAGCAGTCTGACCCCTATGTATACTTGggtataatcaaaataaataggaTATCAAAATCAGTTGCATTCAGTCTATTAAgcccttttgcaatttacattaatctTACATTACTTTACAGTTGTGTAAAATTTCAGAAGGAAACTGAAAACTGTTTTGATGTTGCTCTGTTTAGGAAAGGGGTGAGAAAGCTATTCCTATccctttcctgagcagagcaatatCAGAAGAGTTCACTGTTTTTCTTCTGAAAACTGACTAGTAAGTGAAAATGTGTTGCAAAATGAATAATAGCAGTTTAAAAacagcttaaagggattctgtcatgatttttatggtttactttttattgctaaattacactgtttacatagcaaataattcactctgccattctTGAATcatcaaaagtatttttttagctgtaatattggtgggtaggcagccatttcaatgcattgtgcctgggtgtgagcttccagaaggagccagcgctacacatttgggtgaagacacacggagctactagttgcagctgatcattaactgataactgtctcttcgtgtgttttagctgaggcaattctcagtattgcctatggcagggtattttttggagcCTAGTAGCCATTAAGAAGttgctgctgctagtagctctgtgttacatgggagtagaagaaacaatacaTCTGAAAGCAGTtcgggccgtgacacacggggagattagtcccgccgcaacaaatctccgttgtcacgggcgactaatctccccgcaatgccatcccaccggcaggactaatctccctgtgtgtcacagcccttagaactgctttcagatactgtatattgtttctcctactaccatgtaactggaggattcCTAGCAGGACtctgatttcttactattgagtgctattctgatatctactgggagctgctatcttgctaacttcccattgttctgctgatcggctgctgggaggggggtgatatcactccaacttgcagctcagcagtaaagtgtgacggaagtttatcagagcacaggtcacatggttgtgtcactctgggaaatgcagaatatggctagccccatgtgaaatttcaaaattaaaaataaattctgtttctgtttttgaaaaacggatttcaatgcagggttctgctggagaagctctactgATGTGTTctgaaagaaaaagaacaaacaaacatgttttcccatgacaatattattttaataaattggaaaaggaaaataatattgtAAATTGGAAAAGTGTTTAGAAGGACCCagagcaatttacattcattttttaaggtttacataTTCTATAAGTTGTttgttaaataaattaaaagcagTAGTCTTTTATGCCTTCCTGTGCTCTGCACTCacacctgtttttttttccccccattttttATATACTTGAATGCATATATCTTGTAACAGAATTAAATGCTTAGCATTTTGTTCaaacattttgggaaaaaatttGGGGTTTTTTGAAAGCATAAACAGGAAAAATGGATTTTATACATACCCGAAATCTTTCCTCTAAAAGGGACAGCTCACTTATCAAGTCTGTGATTGCATTGGTAAATGCCTCTTGGGGGCTGTAGTCTGGTGTTGTCTGAACTCTTATGATAATTTTATGCTCAAGAGGATGTGGAACTTTGTAACCTGCAAATAACACCTGAGGATCCTTCAGCAGCTGTCTATAATAGAATAAGTTTACAAAGTCATACattctaacttttagtatgtcatataatgccctattcctggcaactttacaattggtttccattatttatttttttatatttttaattgccttcctcttctgtctttttGCAACTTTAAAATTACCCCGGCAGTTAAAAACTActtctctttgaggctacaatttttaaaattattgctactttctattacttatatttctatgcaCGCATTGTGGTCTTTTGTTCAatccaatgcctggttgctatggtagataagaccctagcaaccaattagctgcagaaataccaaactggagagctgctgaacaaaaagataaataactcaaaaaacataaaaaatagataataaagaccaattgcaaattgtcaatgtctacatcatactaacattaaaagtaaaggtaaactatccctttaTCATATTAAGGGACAAGGAAATCCCCAGAATGAAAGATGTTTATCTTAAAGGTAGAACGCTATATTTTTCAGCAGAATGgccatagaagctccctttgtttaCTGATTGACTACTGACAGCTaaaagcttagagagctgtaaagcaggaagtagagttctggccattatgttaaacatctgcccactccagccctagattacatttttgcctaattaactacattgaaaatattttttattttgctatctATTTTGGCAGTTTTCATTTTtgcatatgtcatcccaccggcgatttacatattGGGGAGAATAGtagcccgcaacaagggagatttgtcgcgggtgactaatcttcccgtgtgccacagcACTAAGTGTGACATttttaactccccccccccccccccgtaactaGAGATATTTGTAACAGCTGGTTTGATAGTGCTACTCTGCcttaattaaaataaagttaaaaaaataaatacttacgACTTAATGATATTTCCAATTGTATGATCTTCCTTGTTGATTGTAAACAAACAAGCATTAGGTACCTTGGTATCCTTAGTGATTGTTATCCTAAACATTAATGATTATTAGTTATATAGGCATTCAAGCTACATCATCATCACATGTGATCATATAAAAACAGTAAGAAAGAAAGAATACAAGCAGCTATACATTGAATGACAACTTGGTTATAAGTTGAACTGACCTGTCGAGCAAATGGTCTGATTTGGCAATCAACATAAAAAGAAGTGTCAAGAAGGAGCAGCACCTGTCACTTCCCTGGTGTATTGGTACCGGTAGAGTGGGCCATTATATGCTCCTGTGCAATGACTTATCAGCCTCCCTTCCTAAACCATTCACTTatgtgtgttaaggtggccatacacgggccgactatagctgccgatatcggtcccttggaccgattcggcagctaatcggcccgtgtatggggagagcagatcggcctggccgaccgatatctggcctgaaattggccagatctcgatcggccaggttagaaaatctggtcggatcggggaccgcatcggctcgttggggaccatttaggtaaaaaaaataataatccgatcgtttggccctggggccagacgatcggattatgtgggaggcaatggggcagtcggatcggggaccgcatcaacgagccgatgcggtccccgatccgaccagattttctaacctggccgatcgagatctggccaatttcaggccagatatcggtcggccaggccgatctgctctccccatacacgggccgattagctgccgaatcggtccaagggaccgatatcggcagctatagtcggcccgtgtatggccacctttagaaataagACTTGACATAGAAGTACAGCTCCACCGCGATGTGTCAAACTTTGGGTAACATTAAAGCACCAATGTTGATATGTCCAGTCCATATGCATAGAACTATGGCAGAGTcactaatatataaaatatctgtaaccttgtatgaAATAAAGAGGGGAAAACAAGAAAATTACACCTCCAAGTTAAGACCTGAGTGGGCCTAACTGAAAAGATACAAACCCAACCTGGAAACCCACTACCCAAAGGCTTTATCTGTGGACACCATAAAACCTAAAGTGCCATCATCCAAGGCCATGGATAGGTGGCATGTGAAACAGAGAAGCCTATTGGGAGACTTGTGCCCTACTGATCTTCCCCATACTCATATCAGCAACTCCTATCCATCAGTTACCCATAAATAAGGTCAGATATTTAAAGAATGGAAAATaatatatgataataataataatgatatgggGTTAATTGTTATCTCAACTAGTCTAATATTTGAAGCCAAACCTTGTCTGCAGTAATAACCGGGACCTAATCTCTAATAGACAGAAAGGATTTAGTGAGTTATGCAATTCCTCTTATACACAGGTTTATAGTCTGAAATGgaataaaatctaaaataacaataaaactgatggTATTATGTTTTAAAGTTGCCCAgacaaccagacagcattttcaaTTGCaagctggaaagtggcagaatGAAAATGCTAATACTTTAAAGTAAACAACAACAAGTGGGCACCTTGAGAAAAGTTGCATGGAATAGGTACATTAATAACATACTAAAGATTAATTCATTTactgttaatttatttttaattgccaACAGCAGGGCCAGTTTGTGTAAAACCGATCCACTGGATTTCACTGTCATTTCACCTTGGCTATGATAGCAGCTTGACTGTAATTTCCAGCAGGGAGCCTGTCCTGGGTTAATGTGACACTTGTGCAGCAGTCTTTCATCTATGGCTATGTCATATTGTGCTGGTTTTGGTGTTTCTTTAATTGGCTGTATAAAGGCCAATATGCCTGAATGAAATACTTACTTTTTTTCACCCTCGAACAGTAGAAAAGACTCAAACGCTGGTGGCGCGTTCATGATGCGAGAGGGAGTCCTTTCAGCTTCCCGGCTGCACTCAGCACTCTCACTGTCTTTTCGCCCGTTCTGATGACGTCACGACAATAGCAAATGGCGTCACTTCCCATGTTGAAGGTACTCTGCGTTTACATTGCATGCTGAAATACAAATTCTAGTCCGCGGTGGCCAGGTTCTACGTGGGCTCTTTCACTACtttcaaagggaaaataaatttaCATCGTCTAGTTACTTATGTGTAATATGGGTCCAACATATACAAATCATAAGCAGTTTTGAGCGCAATGAATAATATTAATACTCCGCCAGTGTCAAAAATGGCAGCTGGGCTGCTTCCTCAACCTCCCGTCACATGGACGCCGGCGGCGTCTCTGATTGGTGTGAAGGCTTCAGTGTGCTAAAGTAGCCCTGGGGTCGCTGGTGTTTGTCAG
This sequence is a window from Xenopus tropicalis strain Nigerian chromosome 2, UCB_Xtro_10.0, whole genome shotgun sequence. Protein-coding genes within it:
- the polr2j gene encoding DNA-directed RNA polymerase II subunit RPB11-a, which codes for MNAPPAFESFLLFEGEKKITITKDTKVPNACLFTINKEDHTIGNIIKSQLLKDPQVLFAGYKVPHPLEHKIIIRVQTTPDYSPQEAFTNAITDLISELSLLEERFRVAIKDKQEGIE